The genomic segment TATCATTTATTCGCGCAATGTACAGAAGTCGCAGgcaaaagtataatatgttataaagaCACAAAACAATCAATGAAGCAAGTATAAGTCGTTGAAAATTAATTTGCTTCAGCGATTCTATAAAACCGATCCTTACGTAGTCGACATACAACCCTTGATAGAGGTAAAACGTCCCTGAACGGATTGTACGCTTATCAATCACTTGTGACTCGAACAGAGCGACTGGACGCAAAAACAGACCTTGAAAACCTGTTCTGATTCCACTGCAAAAGGCTCATGCCTCTTGTACATGTGACATACTTAAAGACTTCTTACATTAGGCTATTATGCAGaaaataaattgcaattaaagtctaaaattgTATGTCGATTAAAGCTGTATGAAAACTTGAAATCGTCGAAGATTCTCAGAGCAAAATACAGAAATTAGCACCTAACAGTAAAGGCACACAATTATCCGGGAAAATAAGAAAAACCAAAGACAGAAGAAAGTCTCCAGAAACTAACCGTTTCATAAGTAAATGACACGAAATAATTCAGAAAAGCTAGGAAAAAGATACAAGACGATCTAAAATAAAAGTCAAAACTctaggaaaaaaaaatcactttaaaattgtatggctggtctctgatACTACTAAAAGATAAAGTTAGCTACTTTCTGTACCCATCTCATttcaaacatttatttttacagtGTTACAACTATGCAGAGCGAACATCCCAAAAGCCTTACCGGAGTGGTACGCAGCCAACCTCATCAATGACCCAAACTACTCTCCAAAACCACTCACTGAAATCTTCTCAACCGTCGGAGTCTACCCCACGAACACCGACGCAACCACAACCTGGACCACAAGAACCACTCCCACAACCACAGAACCAACAACCAGAAATGTCCAGACGCAGCCAACTGAATCCCCCGCAACCAGGCAACCGCCCCCAGCGATGTCCCAAATAACCAACGCACCAGAAAACCGAGGCTCTCCTGCTATAATCTGGCCGGTCCCACAAACAACCCAGCCACCTCAAACCGTCCCAACCGATCCACCAATCCAATCCACTTCCCCCATTTGGAACGTCAACCAGCCAAACTGGTTACAAAACCGACCGGATCTGGGCTCGGGCGTTTGGAACGGGAACAACAATTGGTCGCAGCAGCCGATCCAACCTTACGTGCCTCTGGTGATCAGCCCAAACACTAATTCACCTACAAACCGGCCGTGTGACAATCCGACTTCATCCCAATCGTCGATCGTGTCGAATGTGCCCCAAACTCAAGAGCCTACAACTCAAAACTCCGCGTCTCCGCGACCGATAATAACCATAAGCGTCAGACGCAGGGGCCACAAGACGAATGTTCTTATCAATCCTTCTACCACCTCCTCAACTACAAAGAGTCCAACCACGACTAAAAGGAAACGCAACAACTACGAAGTGTGCATGGAGTCTTGCAAGAATAAGAAGGAGCCCATCTGCTCCAGTCCGAAAGGAGCCACCCCGATCAATCCGGACAACTTGAAAGGGTTCGCGTCAATGTGTCATATGGCGTGCCAGAATAATTTTAGAAACCGTAAGTGTTTTATTGTCTTATTACTTAGGTGAttagtattaatattaagtataattaatgcaAAAGTCTGTCTGTAGCCTCTTTAAGTTAGTTCCGAAGAAATAACGTAGGATAGATAAATGGATTTGTTGATACTAAAATAAAGTGTACCTGTGGTTTAGACGATTATTGTTActtaactattattttaattaacatactactacagaatatataatattagtaagtattacCAAATACTACTAAGAACATGAGTGATGAactgatgactgatgagcaTTGAGCCCTAAAAGTCTTATGCCGGTTTTAGTCGATTATAGTAGACAACAGGCTTCAACAAGTTACGCATGTAAAGTGCAATATACATTACGTacctatacaaatatttaattaatcacgAGTGAATTAGACCGGCAAAATGCGTGAATGCGTAACTATTCAATAGCAACCAAATATTTATGCCGGGGgtaatcaattttattttactgacattttaatttttattcatgtATTTGTATAGTTtccattataaatgcgagagtgtATCTTCTCACGCTAAAtaattttgagtcccggaaaaggattaAGGacttaggatagtttttattgcagCATAATGTACGCACGTGTGCCGCGTACTAACAGCATCTCTGCACCATctagttatgttttttttttgtctgaaGGATGttcagtattttataataattatgacctgcattttataataaatatgaaaaaattatgATATGAAAAATTCATCAAAACCGATTTTATTTGCGGTTTGAGTGTCTTCACGCTAGGTAATAGTACAGACACACGTTGGTCTTTATAAaaggacgacctctgtggctcaatggttagtgtgtggcaactcaagccggggataGCGTGTTTCCAaccccgccgacggaacaaaaagttttttaatgttcctgggtcatggaggtgtattaattaatatgtgtatgatataataaaaacgtgggagaaccatgcttcggcacgaatcggccggctcgaccggagaaataccacgttctcacaaaaaaccggcgtgaaacagagcttgcgctgtgtttcgccgagtgagtgagtttaccggaggcccaattcccttcccaatcctcccctattcccttcccttcccacccctaccctcccctattaccctattccctcttaaaaggccggcaaacgcacctgcagctcttctgatgctgcgagtgtccatgggcgacggaagttgctttccatcaggtgacccgtttgctcgtttgcccccttctttcataaaaataaatcttaaatatatgtattgtataaaagtatcaaatatatttccgttgtctggtacctgtaacacaagtccttcaggtacctaccatggggccagactgacgtggtgtgaagcgtccatagatattttaaaaaaaatgtagtatggATTCAAAACTTTGTAATGTCACGAAtattaaagaaagaaaaaaatataatggcaatttttttttcagaacaaTACGAGAAAGTAGCCGACGGTCGCTGCGGCAAACTCCGCACTAGAATCCGACCAGTGGGCCAGGACAAACTCAACAGGAACGAACTAAATAAGGCCCAGTACACAGTAGTGCATAACGGGGACGAAACCGTCATTGAATTCTCGCAGCTAGAACGCTCGAAATAGGGCACAGTTTCCCGTGAACTAACCTAGTCGTTTTAGTTTACTAACTGTAGAACCACAGCAAATATGCAGTAGGCTATCTTAATGCTAAAAAGCGACGTGATTTCTAAGCAGAACAATAATACTACATAACATCTTGCGTATAAAACTTGTGTGAGTTACAGAAATGTGGTTTCAAGAACAtctctttttttatattgtggTAGAACTAACTAACAAAAAGTACTGGTTCTAGAGAAATAAGCTTATTATATTTACCGTCATAATCTTCGTTAAAAATTTCCTGACTTGATATACCTCGGCCTCTTAGAAAACTGACGCGCGAAGGTATAAGATTATTGACTGGAAACGCAATTGTAACTGTGTTCATGCATGTAGGAATTGCCTTCCATCAGGCTATTTGTCTGCTCATTTGTCAGCTTTTccctaaaaatagtaaatgtgtatattatttaagtcttaatagattaattattatatcaaatgAGACCTAGATATTTTTAGAgactgttatattattttatgctatTATGCTAAAAGTATTAATATAGTAGTAAGAAAGTTTTAACCGGCCATATTTAAGAGCGTTTACGCCGTTCACGCTCAATTTGgcttaaaactgtacttttcaAACTTGAATAAGTCATCAACcacttatctttataaaaatgttgattacttatttttataggaaatttcacTGTCCTTATAGTTagtagagaaaaaaatacgatttttagagtatttgtacattaaatctcgataccttaacagaggttttcttaaattccgttttagtatcagtttcgaagcttttaatttacgaaaccagcgacagatctaattagaaaaaaataataacctatTGACAAGATCTTTAAGCAAATAGttagtagaaaaaaaaaattcattttgttatattactataagaaatttcaattcaaagaatgagaaatatcaagaatttaaaaccttatttttacctatttagcttacttatttcaatataataatagcttcatatgatagaagaacactttaattaaaaacatactttttaaaaatcaacaaatattttgtcattttttttctacaaatattttaaaactactataaatcgCTGCGCGCAAAGCAATTCAAATTAGTCCGCCGCGAGGCTTGCTGAAGGAAGGACGTATCGCTCCGTGCTGCGCATGACCTTTGTTGACCCTTGTCGCGCATACCAGACTAGTGAACATTTATAGCGCGATCGAAAAATCTTGGTTCTTtggtaagaaaaatattttattttgttggtaagtaatatattatattttatgtatgtattttttatggcggaaaataattttactattaaaatacattacattacagaaCTAATGGGAAACAAAATGAAGATGTTTTTAGCAAAGAAAAGGAAAcgcaaaaatgtagaaaatttgGAAAGTTTGGAAAAGGCAAGAGAGGCCAAAATGTTGCTATAATTATCACTATTATCCTTACTTCaacttattttttcatttaattgctTACTTAGTCTTACAAATAACATGTTTTGTGTGCTTTCTGTTTGTATTTCAggcaatataaaagtaaatcaaCTGAAgaaacaatatatatatatatataactgaaGAAACAATATATAAAAAGATGAATGTGAAAACCAACACGCAGAAAAAGTACCTTGAATTGTATTTGAATAGCagtatttttgaccgacttccgaaGTTTAGTACAGTTAATAGAATAATATGTGCTAGTTTCATGCCTAAATCATATCTATCTGCAAAGCTGAAAGCTATAAGAAAACCTGAAAGTTTGCCTGTTTGTGACCTCTACAGAGAAAAGAACGACCaacaactatggagttttggtCGCGATTACttaaggaggtatccagttctgatggTCTACCTGAACTTCGAGGAAGAGTAAAGCtgaatttcatagcttatatcaTTCTTCAAAGTATTTACAGTAAATGTAGCAATCActtcttccagtgccggacatttttaaccgacttccaaaaaggaggatgtTATATGTTCGggtgtggatatatatatttttttaatttttatttgtttatgttcaatgattactccgtcgtttgtgaaccgatttttgaaatttttgttttgttgtatgaggtttcactccaatgatgatggaaaccatgagtaatcaagggaactcctcgaaatttatatgaaaacttagagtgattttggttttataagaagcatcctaagcatatgctaccaaaacgcaagattttgcaccgaggtatactatggttccgaagatactaagagaactccggatcccttatagatacaagtttgggggtttaaaatttatgatacctaatttgaaatataaaatctgtcaaagttgcatattatttatttcttatagaaactcaggtaaaataactcgaacggaacTGCGAAGAATACAAACTATGatattgagctttactctttctcgaaggtcaggtagaccttcagaactggatacctcttTAAGTAACCGCGagtcgcgaccgaaactccatagttgctggtcattCTTACCTCTGTAGAGGTCAGAAACaggcaaactttcagcttttattaaatgacaaaagtctggctgtcgctagTTATTTATGAATGCTTCACGACACATCAATCTGGTCCCGTAATTGagtatttcagaaaaaaataattattgatttttttaatgtattttaaaaccttattattaattatattgatatttaatgcaaaaagcttaaaaaaatgtttacaaaaaaatgttgtcaaaatgcatcatataaattcaaaataaccatatgttcctatttgaatatcaaggagtcacctcgatttctcatggtttccatcaccagaccaccacttttgtgaacatggtacctactcggaacaatacaatgtacaacaaaagaaaaaatttgaaaatcggatcacaaacggcggagtcatcgttgaacatacataaaaaatatttccacagccgaacgtctaacctcctcgtttttggaagtcggttaaaaataattgtaaaaaaaatattatgatattttatgatatgtatttaatttaagaataaaatataatatactatgtgtgttgtttactttcaacgtttactttcaatgtaagggctgatttaccagatagattttacctgagtaataaataagtaactttataatgtgttatgtgtatattatttacccctataagaacctcatgtcataacatatccgacgattgaaaaataattcgaaacgaaaatgtgtatctacttttcaatcgtcacctttttttgccaattaaaatttatgatacctaatttgaaatataaaatctgtcaaagttgcatattatttatttcttatagaaactcaggtaaaataactcgaacggactatactatcgatagcaaaataccatactatcgatagtaaaatatacatcactagcacacgcacacattgacagatcgaaaatggtcacgcattttcgggttatcaggtggtctatacgacagtatatacctattaagtctatggtagtaATAGTATGCTAAAATGTAATGGTAaatcataatcaataataataaatcgacTCGCATCGACATTGCATCCGCATTCCGCACGGATCAAAATCTTTTGATTTGACTATAATGAACCAACTCACGCACACAGTCGCACTTGCTTCTGTGTGAATAAAAGTGCACTGAATTACATGAATCTTGAAATTATGCGTACGACGTAAACGCTCTTAAAACCTAAATAAATGTCAATATCCCGTCCAATTTTATtaaggttaaaaataaatttataacatggtttaaaaatattgtttattcataattttatactgccctattattaataaatacacATATAATCAGTCAAATTCTTTCAtgacaattcaataaattatacttacaacatttcattatttttaaggcTAAAAATTCACAGAATATCAGACAAAATTCTAGCCCggtgtaattaaatataatacatattaggCATATTTATGTTAACAAAACCTTTTGCGTCTAAAGAGGAGCAAAATAATTCGCAAAGAACTTGCTAAAATGActgtataaaatgtatgaacaaATGCTTAGGAACTTTGTCATTTCGCgaacatgataatataatatttatacttagttgaaagaataataattatttttaatattgatctGAGAAATTCTAATACTACACAATCTATTACTTATTCCGAGCCAGCTCGTGTATAGTCTTTTTAGGTGTAAGTAGGCAATGAAAGATGTAACAAgtgtcaaaatataaaatgccCCTATGTACGCACAATTCACTGCCTGGCCTTCTTATGGCGACATatctaatttgtttattatattaagggTATTAAACATGCTCCGGCAATTTACATTGTTATTTGGCTAGTCTAGACCAAAACCTAAGTTATTTGGCTAGTTAGACCGAGACCACGTTGCGTCGTTACATTGCGTCGCTGCTGTTTATCAATAAACAAAAATCAAGTTCATGCTGAAACATTGCCCGCACTAATGGTTGTGTAGCCACGACAATTATATCGACCAATCAGTGTTGACGCTACGACACAACGTTATGGAGCGACATGGCTCGCTCTTAATTTAGAACAAAACTTCTCAAGTAAGTTGGCTACTTATTCGCCTAGCCAAAAACTTCTAAGGTataggttacacggtcagtccggcatc from the Aricia agestis chromosome 14, ilAriAges1.1, whole genome shotgun sequence genome contains:
- the LOC121733733 gene encoding mucin-2-like yields the protein MDRVVSLVVLTLLQLCRANIPKALPEWYAANLINDPNYSPKPLTEIFSTVGVYPTNTDATTTWTTRTTPTTTEPTTRNVQTQPTESPATRQPPPAMSQITNAPENRGSPAIIWPVPQTTQPPQTVPTDPPIQSTSPIWNVNQPNWLQNRPDLGSGVWNGNNNWSQQPIQPYVPLVISPNTNSPTNRPCDNPTSSQSSIVSNVPQTQEPTTQNSASPRPIITISVRRRGHKTNVLINPSTTSSTTKSPTTTKRKRNNYEVCMESCKNKKEPICSSPKGATPINPDNLKGFASMCHMACQNNFRNQQYEKVADGRCGKLRTRIRPVGQDKLNRNELNKAQYTVVHNGDETVIEFSQLERSK